One window of the Dethiosulfovibrio russensis genome contains the following:
- a CDS encoding hydrogenase large subunit has protein sequence MSETKTYKLPIGPVHVGLKEPITAWLDIEGEHIKDAVIRPGAIHRGVEFMARERNPIQVIYLAERVCGICSFSHAIAFVKAVEDAAQIEVPIRAQYIRSMVLELERIHSHILWSGVACYTIGFDSAFHLGMMLREKVMDVLEALSGNRVNYAVTTVGGVRWDVTPAVERTVMDMIHYYRNEFASFYEAAINDPVVRARLRDVGVLTTEQAIKYCALGPTSRGSGVRADVRWSAPYDAYCDIHVEPVVPQDYTGEVHGDVYDRFLVRVYEVLQSLDILEKIMEGLPEGPITFEPKVNKLLTVLKKAEGVGYGCIEAPRGDDTHAVGLKAQQENVQWWKVRAPTYSNAVSWPLMFKDNELADAPLIINSIDPCISCMERMVLSDTSSGTKSVVTKADLLKLCREKTDKTRRLMGA, from the coding sequence ATGAGCGAGACTAAAACCTATAAACTTCCCATCGGTCCGGTTCACGTAGGGCTGAAAGAGCCCATCACCGCGTGGCTGGATATCGAGGGAGAACACATAAAAGACGCGGTAATTCGTCCAGGAGCCATCCACCGAGGGGTGGAGTTTATGGCAAGGGAGAGAAATCCGATACAGGTGATATACCTGGCCGAGAGGGTCTGCGGTATCTGTTCCTTCAGCCACGCCATAGCTTTCGTTAAGGCCGTGGAGGATGCCGCCCAGATAGAGGTTCCGATCAGAGCCCAGTACATAAGGTCCATGGTCCTCGAACTGGAGAGGATTCATTCCCATATACTCTGGTCCGGGGTGGCCTGTTACACCATCGGTTTCGACAGCGCCTTCCATCTAGGGATGATGTTGAGAGAGAAGGTCATGGATGTTCTCGAGGCCCTTTCGGGGAACAGGGTAAACTATGCCGTAACCACCGTGGGCGGAGTTCGTTGGGACGTTACTCCGGCGGTGGAGAGAACAGTAATGGATATGATCCATTACTACAGAAACGAGTTTGCCTCCTTCTATGAGGCGGCGATAAACGATCCGGTGGTCAGGGCCCGTCTCAGAGACGTCGGAGTTCTTACCACCGAGCAGGCCATAAAGTACTGTGCTTTAGGGCCTACCTCCCGAGGTAGCGGAGTCCGGGCCGACGTCCGTTGGTCTGCGCCATATGACGCTTACTGCGATATTCACGTCGAGCCGGTCGTGCCTCAGGATTACACCGGCGAGGTCCATGGCGACGTTTACGATCGCTTTCTCGTTAGGGTATACGAGGTCCTTCAGTCGTTGGATATCCTGGAGAAGATAATGGAGGGGCTTCCCGAGGGTCCTATAACCTTCGAGCCCAAGGTGAACAAGCTTCTAACCGTTCTCAAAAAGGCGGAAGGGGTCGGATACGGATGTATCGAGGCTCCCAGAGGCGACGATACCCACGCGGTCGGTCTGAAGGCTCAGCAGGAGAACGTTCAGTGGTGGAAGGTGAGGGCTCCCACCTACAGCAATGCCGTGTCTTGGCCTCTGATGTTCAAGGATAACGAGCTGGCCGATGCTCCGTTGATAATCAACAGTATCGATCCCTGTATCTCCTGTATGGAGAGGATGGTCCTTTCCGACACGAGCTCCGGCACGAAGTCCGTAGTGACCAAGGCCGACCTGCTGAAGCTCTGCCGAGAGAAGACTGATAAGACGAGGAGGCTGATGGGAGCATGA
- a CDS encoding NADH-quinone oxidoreductase subunit C codes for MLDPMDCFIDREKVVKTPQELADHLQGVFGDDLSYVDLRDFSEGSSGEVTSHHLWMTIGKSRLLDFVDELGKFDFPNFHVVSGDDEGDHISLYYHFDLYRAVERGVSLHVTVCVHVPKDDLTVDSLFSRIPGVEYSEREIQEMFGVDHIGLPNKALVFLPDDWNREVFPWRRDETAPGEDLVEDLS; via the coding sequence GTGCTTGATCCTATGGACTGCTTTATAGACAGGGAAAAGGTGGTAAAAACTCCACAGGAGCTGGCTGACCATCTTCAAGGTGTGTTCGGAGACGACCTGTCCTACGTGGATCTGAGGGATTTTTCCGAGGGAAGCTCCGGTGAGGTTACCAGTCACCATCTGTGGATGACCATCGGCAAGAGTCGCCTTCTGGATTTTGTGGACGAGCTGGGAAAGTTTGATTTTCCGAACTTTCACGTGGTTTCCGGAGACGACGAGGGCGATCATATCTCCCTTTACTATCACTTCGACCTTTACAGAGCCGTAGAGAGGGGCGTCAGCCTTCACGTCACGGTATGCGTCCATGTGCCGAAAGACGATCTCACTGTGGATTCGCTTTTCAGCCGTATTCCGGGAGTCGAGTACAGCGAGAGGGAGATTCAGGAGATGTTCGGAGTGGACCACATAGGTCTTCCCAACAAGGCCCTCGTCTTTTTGCCCGATGATTGGAACAGGGAAGTCTTCCCCTGGCGCAGGGACGAGACGGCTCCGGGCGAAGACCTGGTAGAGGATCTCTCCTAG
- a CDS encoding NADH-quinone oxidoreductase subunit B family protein: MKLDTMLQVLPKSLWVFSTNTGSCNGCDIEIVSTVSPRYDIERFGMKLTGTPRHADVLLVTGPVTRFMKEKLERIYAQIPDPKVVIAVGNCACSGDVYFKSYNLVGPVDRIIPVDVYVHGCPPRPEAIIEGAAKAVLKLEAKRAELRKAGA, from the coding sequence ATGAAGCTGGATACTATGCTACAGGTTTTGCCAAAGTCCCTGTGGGTTTTCTCGACCAACACGGGGTCCTGTAACGGGTGCGATATAGAGATAGTCTCCACCGTATCGCCCAGGTACGATATAGAGCGTTTCGGCATGAAGCTTACCGGGACGCCTCGTCACGCCGATGTCCTTTTGGTTACCGGTCCTGTTACGCGTTTCATGAAGGAGAAGTTGGAGCGCATATACGCTCAGATACCCGATCCGAAGGTAGTCATAGCTGTCGGAAACTGCGCCTGTTCCGGGGACGTCTACTTCAAGTCCTACAACCTGGTAGGACCGGTGGACAGGATCATACCGGTGGACGTTTACGTCCATGGCTGTCCTCCCAGACCGGAGGCCATTATAGAGGGAGCTGCCAAGGCGGTCTTGAAGCTGGAGGCCAAGAGGGCGGAGCTCAGAAAGGCTGGTGCTTGA
- a CDS encoding hydrogenase codes for MFGSLFTGFGYWDFGSWLLFFILAGAMTTWLRSQGRQDYKKGTEQDQIYFSGNELPDSEEITVPASSSYWGFRKALKPYYDKLVAFHSGQTVTYVGWFLVTTALLMVLIIL; via the coding sequence ATGTTCGGCAGTCTTTTCACCGGTTTCGGCTATTGGGATTTCGGTAGCTGGCTACTGTTCTTCATACTGGCAGGAGCCATGACAACCTGGCTTCGTTCTCAAGGACGTCAGGACTACAAGAAGGGAACCGAACAGGACCAGATCTATTTTTCCGGAAACGAACTTCCCGATTCGGAGGAGATAACGGTTCCGGCCAGCTCTTCCTACTGGGGGTTCCGGAAGGCTCTGAAACCCTATTACGATAAACTGGTGGCCTTCCATTCAGGCCAAACGGTGACCTACGTCGGTTGGTTTCTCGTCACCACTGCCCTGTTGATGGTTCTGATCATCCTATAG
- a CDS encoding proton-conducting transporter transmembrane domain-containing protein — protein MSWSVHLPALMLAVPLFGAFSTPIVALGGRRARTIWSVLISSVLLVLSFCLLQYVATEGTAVYVMGGKAWNLTLPSGMAYPVRIILEVDSFNSFIAVIGCFASLAGVLFGLRFLDRFSGKIWYSALYFLLTAGMLGLILTGDLFNFFVFLEIASVSSFGLIAYWRDRPESIEASFKYMLVSQIAAMMVLLAIGFLYGRYNLLNMAAVGKVIQFGLAEKVALVFMITALAMKCGAFPMHMWMPDAYAEAPASVTVLLVVVSQASLVGLCRIVFSVFGSAIVGDVVPWALITLGMMSMFFGVSMAVVQHEVKRLMGYHSVSQVGYMLMAFGVGLLAMGDPRQMADFGMTSMKGGIFHMVNYVTYKGLLFLVAGALYYVTGTRDLDKMGGLAKRMPFTTFMFVIAAAAISGIPPFNGFVSKLLIYESSFAVHPALSVVALVTSILTLASFVKVFQTAFLGPEKKEFSKVKEVPASMVLGMAVLTVVILGLSLFPTWVVSHLVEPAATALVDKGAYIGAVLGGGI, from the coding sequence ATGAGTTGGTCCGTACATCTGCCCGCTCTCATGCTGGCGGTTCCCCTTTTCGGGGCTTTCTCGACCCCGATAGTAGCTTTAGGCGGCCGTAGGGCGAGGACGATCTGGTCGGTTTTGATCTCCTCGGTTCTTCTCGTTCTCTCTTTCTGTCTGCTTCAGTACGTGGCGACCGAGGGCACGGCGGTCTACGTCATGGGCGGCAAGGCCTGGAACCTCACCTTGCCCTCTGGGATGGCCTATCCTGTTAGGATAATTCTGGAGGTCGACTCGTTCAACTCCTTCATAGCCGTTATAGGGTGTTTTGCCTCCCTGGCGGGAGTACTGTTCGGTCTTCGTTTTCTCGATAGGTTTTCCGGAAAAATCTGGTATTCTGCCCTGTATTTCCTGCTTACCGCTGGTATGCTCGGGCTGATACTCACCGGAGACCTGTTCAACTTTTTCGTGTTTCTCGAGATAGCCTCGGTCTCCTCGTTTGGGCTGATCGCCTACTGGAGGGACAGACCGGAATCCATAGAGGCGTCCTTCAAGTACATGCTCGTCTCTCAGATAGCGGCCATGATGGTTTTGTTGGCCATCGGCTTTCTCTACGGCAGGTATAACCTGCTGAACATGGCCGCGGTCGGCAAGGTTATACAGTTTGGCTTGGCGGAGAAGGTAGCTCTCGTGTTCATGATAACGGCGTTGGCCATGAAGTGTGGGGCTTTCCCCATGCATATGTGGATGCCCGACGCCTACGCAGAGGCTCCCGCATCAGTCACGGTTCTTCTCGTGGTTGTGAGCCAGGCCTCCTTGGTGGGGCTGTGCAGGATAGTCTTTTCCGTCTTCGGATCCGCCATAGTCGGGGACGTTGTGCCATGGGCTCTCATAACCCTGGGGATGATGTCCATGTTCTTCGGCGTCTCCATGGCGGTGGTCCAGCACGAGGTCAAGAGACTTATGGGATATCATTCGGTCTCCCAGGTGGGATATATGCTCATGGCTTTCGGCGTAGGGCTTCTCGCTATGGGCGATCCCCGACAGATGGCCGATTTCGGCATGACCTCCATGAAGGGCGGCATTTTCCACATGGTCAACTACGTGACCTATAAAGGCTTGCTCTTTCTGGTTGCCGGCGCTCTCTACTACGTGACGGGAACCAGGGATCTGGACAAGATGGGCGGTCTGGCCAAGAGGATGCCCTTTACGACCTTCATGTTCGTGATCGCCGCTGCGGCGATCTCCGGAATACCTCCCTTCAACGGTTTCGTATCGAAGCTGTTGATCTACGAATCGTCTTTCGCGGTTCATCCCGCCCTGTCCGTGGTGGCTCTGGTAACCTCTATCCTCACCCTGGCCAGTTTCGTAAAGGTGTTCCAGACGGCGTTCCTCGGACCGGAGAAGAAAGAGTTCTCGAAGGTCAAAGAGGTACCTGCATCGATGGTGCTGGGCATGGCCGTTCTGACCGTCGTAATACTGGGACTGTCTCTTTTCCCAACCTGGGTAGTCTCCCATCTGGTGGAGCCCGCCGCTACCGCGTTGGTGGATAAGGGAGCCTATATCGGCGCTGTCTTGGGAGGTGGAATCTGA
- a CDS encoding sodium:proton antiporter, with product MMANLPFVVVGLLFLMGLIAIIAENNLFKIAIGVGVMESAANMFLVVLGYRLKGDIPVKFLPGPVDVYVLPTPQALTLTAIVIALATSALMLSLIVMLYRHYGTLDVREIRRLRG from the coding sequence ATGATGGCTAACCTGCCTTTTGTCGTGGTAGGTCTGCTTTTCCTGATGGGGCTTATCGCTATCATTGCGGAGAATAACCTTTTTAAGATCGCCATAGGGGTCGGCGTTATGGAGTCCGCTGCCAATATGTTTCTGGTAGTCCTGGGATACAGGCTGAAGGGGGATATACCGGTCAAGTTCCTGCCCGGCCCCGTCGATGTCTACGTTTTACCCACGCCCCAGGCTTTGACCCTGACCGCTATAGTTATAGCTTTGGCGACGTCGGCTTTGATGTTGTCTCTGATAGTCATGCTCTATCGTCATTACGGTACCCTGGACGTCAGAGAGATCAGGAGGTTGAGAGGATGA
- a CDS encoding MnhB domain-containing protein, giving the protein MRKPLSLVARTVCDLFAWFLIIFGVYVIIHGDVTPGGGFQGGAIVGSFMALLLVAHGGDRVLEWVKTSVYWIMLFVGLMMFIGFGLRGIPEGTFFYNFLAVPHDVAKTMAHGLIPFSGTIGVMDIAVGIEVAGGLTVIILSMFRGIVLHDFADSRKETGHDG; this is encoded by the coding sequence ATGCGTAAACCTCTTTCTCTAGTGGCACGTACGGTATGTGACCTCTTCGCCTGGTTTCTTATAATTTTCGGTGTCTACGTCATAATCCACGGTGACGTGACTCCCGGCGGAGGTTTCCAGGGAGGAGCTATCGTAGGTTCCTTCATGGCTCTTCTCCTGGTCGCTCACGGAGGGGACAGGGTTTTAGAGTGGGTTAAGACCTCCGTTTACTGGATAATGCTCTTCGTCGGGTTGATGATGTTCATCGGTTTCGGGCTTAGAGGCATTCCCGAGGGAACTTTCTTCTACAACTTCCTGGCGGTTCCGCACGATGTGGCAAAGACGATGGCCCACGGTCTGATCCCCTTCTCCGGTACAATCGGCGTGATGGATATCGCCGTCGGTATAGAGGTCGCCGGTGGACTTACCGTGATCATTCTGTCCATGTTCCGCGGTATCGTCCTGCACGATTTTGCCGATTCTCGAAAGGAGACTGGTCATGATGGCTAA
- the mbhE gene encoding hydrogen gas-evolving membrane-bound hydrogenase subunit E — translation MKLKALFIAATLVLGGILLSGLDAVHPFGVPGDVAMDEYFLDHAVEERSSENVVTSIVFDYRAFDTLGESAVLFTAICSVVMLFRKGRK, via the coding sequence ATGAAGTTGAAGGCCCTATTTATCGCCGCGACCTTGGTGTTGGGTGGGATCCTTCTCTCCGGTCTGGATGCGGTTCATCCCTTCGGTGTTCCCGGGGACGTGGCTATGGACGAGTATTTCCTGGATCATGCAGTGGAGGAGAGGTCTTCCGAGAACGTCGTGACCTCCATAGTTTTTGACTATCGTGCTTTCGATACCCTCGGAGAGTCGGCGGTGCTTTTTACTGCCATTTGTTCCGTGGTGATGCTTTTTAGAAAGGGGAGGAAGTAA
- a CDS encoding Na(+)/H(+) antiporter subunit B — MTSFHVFNLILLLVTGFYAVWFRDLLYSVVSLGAFSLLMALEFYILQAPDVAIAEASIGAALDTAIFVIALFGVGRLRKDRGGRR; from the coding sequence ATGACTTCATTTCACGTCTTCAATCTTATCTTGCTCCTGGTGACCGGCTTTTACGCCGTGTGGTTCAGAGATCTTCTGTATTCGGTCGTCAGTCTGGGGGCTTTCAGCCTTCTTATGGCTCTGGAGTTCTACATCCTTCAGGCTCCCGATGTGGCCATTGCAGAGGCCAGTATAGGTGCTGCCCTGGATACGGCGATTTTCGTGATCGCACTGTTCGGAGTCGGCCGTCTCCGTAAGGACAGGGGGGGGCGCAGATGA
- the mnhG gene encoding monovalent cation/H(+) antiporter subunit G — MIYVFSVLFLLLGMLVNTLGTISLFRFPDVYTRMHGSTKCTTFGTISLSLGVIVYAIIRRFQTGEVRFSVLALHTAVVVAALLISNATGAHVLARAAHRSKAFPKNAVIDSLAERDERLLKEGFRR, encoded by the coding sequence ATGATCTACGTATTTTCCGTGCTGTTCCTTCTGCTGGGGATGTTGGTCAACACCCTGGGAACCATATCTCTCTTCCGTTTCCCCGATGTCTACACGAGGATGCACGGTTCCACCAAGTGTACGACTTTCGGGACCATATCTCTCTCCCTCGGTGTGATAGTCTATGCCATTATCCGCCGATTCCAGACGGGAGAGGTCCGTTTTTCCGTCCTGGCTCTTCACACCGCGGTAGTTGTGGCCGCGTTGCTTATAAGCAACGCTACGGGAGCTCACGTTTTGGCGAGGGCTGCTCACAGAAGCAAGGCTTTCCCGAAAAATGCGGTGATAGACAGTTTGGCCGAGAGGGACGAGAGGCTTCTCAAGGAGGGATTTAGACGATGA
- a CDS encoding monovalent cation/H+ antiporter complex subunit F — translation MIGFFALAAGFLTLLVLLMTGRLIMGPTGADRAVALDAMNTLVIGIMILLAAHFESVVMVDVAIVYAALSFVSTMFIARYIEEGRK, via the coding sequence ATGATCGGTTTTTTCGCGTTGGCTGCGGGGTTCCTGACCCTTCTGGTCCTTTTAATGACTGGAAGGTTGATAATGGGACCTACCGGGGCAGATAGAGCGGTGGCCCTGGACGCCATGAATACCCTGGTCATAGGTATCATGATTCTTCTGGCGGCTCATTTCGAATCGGTAGTCATGGTGGACGTAGCGATAGTCTATGCGGCTTTGTCCTTCGTGAGCACTATGTTTATAGCCCGTTATATAGAGGAGGGGAGAAAATAG